A single region of the Betta splendens chromosome 12, fBetSpl5.4, whole genome shotgun sequence genome encodes:
- the septin5b gene encoding septin 5b isoform X2 — MTANSRHKSRAPRPDDGEEKDYVGFATLPNQVHRKSVKKGFDFTLMVAGESGLGKSTLVNSLFLTDLHKDRKLLNAEERISQTVEITKHTVDIEEKGVKLKLTIVDTPGFGDAVNNTECWRPVTDYIDQQFEQYFRDESGLNRKNIQDNRVHCCLYFIPPFGHGLRPVDIEFIKALQDRVSVVPLIAKADCLMPSEVKRLKEQLREEIDKYGIKIYQFPDCDSDEDEEFKRQDKELKESTPFAVIGSNTVVEARGQRVRGRLYPWGIVEVENPSHCDFVKLRTMLIRTHMHDLKDITSDCHYENYRAQCIQSMTRMNADKRVESPVPVPVLPLPTPDAETEKLIRLKDDELRRMQQMLQKMQQQMHEQDL, encoded by the exons ATGACGGCCAACAGCAGGCACAAGAGCCGCGCGCCCCGGCCAG ATGATGGAGAG GAAAAGGACTACGTGGGTTTCGCCACGCTGCCGAACCAGGTGCACCGGAAGTCGGTGAAAAAGGGCTTCGACTTCACCCTCATGGTGGCAG gtgaGTCGGGCCTGGGCAAGTCCACCTTGGTGAATAGCCTGTTCCTCACTGATCTGCATAAAGACAGGAAGCTGCTCAACGCTGAGG AGCGCATCAGTCAGACAGTGGAGATCACCAAGCACACGGTGGACATCGAGGAGAAGGGAGTGAAGCTCAAACTCACCATCGTCGACACCCCGGGTTTTGGAGATGCAGTCAACAACACAGAGTG CTGGAGGCCGGTGACCGACTACATCGACCAGCAGTTCGAGCAGTACTTCAGAGACGAGAGCGGGCTGAACAGGAAGAACATCCAGGACAACAGGGTGCACTGCTGCCTCTACTTTATCCCTCCGTTCGGACACGG cctgcgcCCAGTGGACATAGAGTTCATCAAGGCCCTGCAGGACAGAGTCAGTGTGGTGCCGCTCATCGCCAAGGCCGACTGCCTCATGCCCAGCGAGGTGAAGAGGCTCAAAGAGCAG CTGAGGGAGGAGATTGATAAGTACGGGATAAAGATCTACCAGTTCCCAGACTGCGACTCTGATGAGGACGAGGAGTTCAAGAGACAGGATAAGGAGCTGAAG GAGAGCACTCCGTTCGCGGTGATCGGCAGCAACACGGTGGTAGAAGCCCGCGGTCAGCGAGTGAGGGGCCGTCTCTACCCCTGGGGCATCGTGGAGG TGGAGAACCCGTCCCACTGCGACTTTGTGAAGCTGAGGACCATGCTGATAAGAACCCACATGCACGACCTGAAGGACATCACCAGCGACTGCCACTACGAGAACTACAGGGCCCAGTGCATCCAGAGCATGACCAG GATGAACGCAGACAAGCGGGTGGAGAGCCCCGTCCCCGTCCCCGTCCTGCCGCTGCCCACGCCCGACGCCGAGACGGAGAAGCTCATCCGGCTCAAAGACGACGAG CTGAGGAGGATGCAGCAGATGCTTcagaagatgcagcagcagatgcacgAGCAGGACCTGTGA
- the septin5b gene encoding septin 5b isoform X1: MTANSRHKSRAPRPDDGEEKDYVGFATLPNQVHRKSVKKGFDFTLMVAGESGLGKSTLVNSLFLTDLHKDRKLLNAEERISQTVEITKHTVDIEEKGVKLKLTIVDTPGFGDAVNNTECWRPVTDYIDQQFEQYFRDESGLNRKNIQDNRVHCCLYFIPPFGHGLRPVDIEFIKALQDRVSVVPLIAKADCLMPSEVKRLKEQLREEIDKYGIKIYQFPDCDSDEDEEFKRQDKELKESTPFAVIGSNTVVEARGQRVRGRLYPWGIVEVENPSHCDFVKLRTMLIRTHMHDLKDITSDCHYENYRAQCIQSMTSRMNADKRVESPVPVPVLPLPTPDAETEKLIRLKDDELRRMQQMLQKMQQQMHEQDL; the protein is encoded by the exons ATGACGGCCAACAGCAGGCACAAGAGCCGCGCGCCCCGGCCAG ATGATGGAGAG GAAAAGGACTACGTGGGTTTCGCCACGCTGCCGAACCAGGTGCACCGGAAGTCGGTGAAAAAGGGCTTCGACTTCACCCTCATGGTGGCAG gtgaGTCGGGCCTGGGCAAGTCCACCTTGGTGAATAGCCTGTTCCTCACTGATCTGCATAAAGACAGGAAGCTGCTCAACGCTGAGG AGCGCATCAGTCAGACAGTGGAGATCACCAAGCACACGGTGGACATCGAGGAGAAGGGAGTGAAGCTCAAACTCACCATCGTCGACACCCCGGGTTTTGGAGATGCAGTCAACAACACAGAGTG CTGGAGGCCGGTGACCGACTACATCGACCAGCAGTTCGAGCAGTACTTCAGAGACGAGAGCGGGCTGAACAGGAAGAACATCCAGGACAACAGGGTGCACTGCTGCCTCTACTTTATCCCTCCGTTCGGACACGG cctgcgcCCAGTGGACATAGAGTTCATCAAGGCCCTGCAGGACAGAGTCAGTGTGGTGCCGCTCATCGCCAAGGCCGACTGCCTCATGCCCAGCGAGGTGAAGAGGCTCAAAGAGCAG CTGAGGGAGGAGATTGATAAGTACGGGATAAAGATCTACCAGTTCCCAGACTGCGACTCTGATGAGGACGAGGAGTTCAAGAGACAGGATAAGGAGCTGAAG GAGAGCACTCCGTTCGCGGTGATCGGCAGCAACACGGTGGTAGAAGCCCGCGGTCAGCGAGTGAGGGGCCGTCTCTACCCCTGGGGCATCGTGGAGG TGGAGAACCCGTCCCACTGCGACTTTGTGAAGCTGAGGACCATGCTGATAAGAACCCACATGCACGACCTGAAGGACATCACCAGCGACTGCCACTACGAGAACTACAGGGCCCAGTGCATCCAGAGCATGACCAG CAGGATGAACGCAGACAAGCGGGTGGAGAGCCCCGTCCCCGTCCCCGTCCTGCCGCTGCCCACGCCCGACGCCGAGACGGAGAAGCTCATCCGGCTCAAAGACGACGAG CTGAGGAGGATGCAGCAGATGCTTcagaagatgcagcagcagatgcacgAGCAGGACCTGTGA
- the cldn5b gene encoding claudin-5b, which translates to MRALGEAPASLTRRPPHGTMLVACLEFLGLALCLLGSLLVMVACGLPMWKVSAFIDANIVVAQTIWDGLWMSCVVQSTGQMQCKGHDSVLALAHDLQTARALTIASSVLAVVALAVTVTGAQCTNCLRDEVLKARVVNTGGIIYIVSGLLVLVPLCWMANNIIVDFYNPQVAPSQKREIGAAIYVGWAASALLLLGGTLLCCSFSQVVRGTSPVLESPVKYPPTKAISMNGDFDKKYYI; encoded by the coding sequence ATGCGCGCACTCGGAGAGGCTCCCGCTTCACTGACTCGACGACCGCCGCACGGAACCATGCTCGTAGCCTGTCTGGAGTTCCTGGGCCTGGCGCTGTGCCTGCTCGGCTCGCTGCTGGTGATGGTCGCCTGCGGGCTGCCGATGTGGAAGGTGAGCGCTTTCATCGACGCCAACATCGTGGTGGCCCAGACCATCTGGGACGGCCTGTGGATGTCCTGCGTCGTCCAGAGCACCGGCCAGATGCAGTGCAAGGGGCACGACTCCGTCCTGGCCTTGGCGCACGACCTGCAGACCGCCCGGGCCCTGACCATCGCCTCCTCGGTGCTGGCGGTGGTGGCGCTGGCGGTGACGGTGACCGGAGCGCAGTGCACCAACTGCCTGAGGGACGAGGTGCTGAAGGCGCGGGTGGTGAACACCGGCGGGATCATCTACATCGTCAGcgggctgctggtgctggttccgCTGTGCTGGATGGCCAACAACATCATAGTGGACTTTTACAACCCGCAGGTGGCTCCGTCCCAGAAGAGGGAGATCGGCGCCGCCATCTACGTGGGCTGGGCGGCcagcgcgctgctgctgctcggcggcaccctgctgtgctgctccttctcccagGTGGTGAGAGGCACGAGCCCCGTATTGGAGAGCCCCGTCAAATACCCTCCCACCAAGGCCATCTCCATGAACGGGGACTTCGATAAGAAGTACTATATATAA